In Monodelphis domestica isolate mMonDom1 chromosome 3, mMonDom1.pri, whole genome shotgun sequence, the following proteins share a genomic window:
- the DNAJB1 gene encoding dnaJ homolog subfamily B member 1 isoform X1, protein MGKDYYQTLGLARGASDEEIKRAYRRQALRYHPDKNKEPGAEEKFKEIAEAYDVLSDPRKRDIFDRFGEEGLKGGGPSSGSSTGPNGASFSYTFHGDPHAMFAEFFGGRNPFDTFFGQRNGEEGMDIDDPFSAFPMGMGGFTNMNFGRSRPTQEHSRRKQDPPVTHDLRVSLEEIYSGCTKKMKISHKRLNPDGKSIRNEDKILTIEVKRGWKEGTKITFPKEGDQTSTNIPADIVFVLKDKPHNIFKRDGSDVIYPARISLREALCGCTVNVPTLDGRTIPIVFKDVIRPGMRRKVPGEGLPLPKTPEKRGDLIIEFEVNFPDRLPQSSRTILEQILPI, encoded by the exons ATGGGCAAGGATTACTACCAGACGCTGGGCCTGGCCCGGGGCGCTTCGGACGAAGAGATCAAGCGAGCCTACCGCCGGCAAGCGCTGCGCTACCACCCGGACAAGAACAAGGAGCCCGGCGCCGAGGAGAAGTTCAAGGAGATCGCCGAGGCCTACGACGTGCTTAGCGACCCGCGCAAGAGGGACATCTTCGACCGCTTCGGGGAGGAGG gaCTGAAGGGTGGTGGCCCTAGTAGTGGTAGCAGTACTGGTCCTAATGGTGCCTCCTTCAGCTATACTTTCCATGGGGACCCTCATGCTATGTTTGCCGAATTCTTTGGTGGCCGCAATCCTTTTGACACCTTTTTTGGTCAACGAAACGGGGAAGAAGGCATGGACATTGATGACCCATTTTCTGCCTTCCCAATGGGCATGGGTGGCTTTACCAATATGAACTTTGGCCGATCCCGTCCCACCCAAGAACACAGCCGCCGAAAACAGGATCCTCCAGTTACCCATGACCTTCGGGTCTCACTTGAGGAGATCTATAGTGGTTGTACCAAAAAGATGAAGATCTCCCACAAACGGCTTAACCCTGATGGAAAGAGCATCCGCAATGAGGACAAGATCCTGACCATTGAAGTGAAAAGAGGGTGGAAAGAGGGGACCAAGATTACCTTCCCAAAAGAGGGGGACCAGACGTCAACCAACATTCCAGCTGACATTGTCTTTGTTTTAAAGGACAAACCACACAATATATTTAAGAGAGACGGATCTGATGTGATTTACCCAGCAAGGATCAGTCTCCGTGAG GCCCTCTGTGGCTGTACAGTGAATGTCCCAACGCTGGATGGCAGGACCATACCCATAGTGTTCAAGGATGTCATCAGGCCTGGAATGAGGCGAAAAGTTCCTGGAGAAGGCCTACCCCTCCCCAAAACACCAGAGAAACGTGGGGACCTCATTATTGAGTTTGAAGTGAATTTCCCTGACAGACTCCCCCAATCTTCAAGAACCATTCTGGAGCAGATCCTGCCTATATAG
- the DNAJB1 gene encoding dnaJ homolog subfamily B member 1 isoform X2 → MFAEFFGGRNPFDTFFGQRNGEEGMDIDDPFSAFPMGMGGFTNMNFGRSRPTQEHSRRKQDPPVTHDLRVSLEEIYSGCTKKMKISHKRLNPDGKSIRNEDKILTIEVKRGWKEGTKITFPKEGDQTSTNIPADIVFVLKDKPHNIFKRDGSDVIYPARISLREALCGCTVNVPTLDGRTIPIVFKDVIRPGMRRKVPGEGLPLPKTPEKRGDLIIEFEVNFPDRLPQSSRTILEQILPI, encoded by the exons ATGTTTGCCGAATTCTTTGGTGGCCGCAATCCTTTTGACACCTTTTTTGGTCAACGAAACGGGGAAGAAGGCATGGACATTGATGACCCATTTTCTGCCTTCCCAATGGGCATGGGTGGCTTTACCAATATGAACTTTGGCCGATCCCGTCCCACCCAAGAACACAGCCGCCGAAAACAGGATCCTCCAGTTACCCATGACCTTCGGGTCTCACTTGAGGAGATCTATAGTGGTTGTACCAAAAAGATGAAGATCTCCCACAAACGGCTTAACCCTGATGGAAAGAGCATCCGCAATGAGGACAAGATCCTGACCATTGAAGTGAAAAGAGGGTGGAAAGAGGGGACCAAGATTACCTTCCCAAAAGAGGGGGACCAGACGTCAACCAACATTCCAGCTGACATTGTCTTTGTTTTAAAGGACAAACCACACAATATATTTAAGAGAGACGGATCTGATGTGATTTACCCAGCAAGGATCAGTCTCCGTGAG GCCCTCTGTGGCTGTACAGTGAATGTCCCAACGCTGGATGGCAGGACCATACCCATAGTGTTCAAGGATGTCATCAGGCCTGGAATGAGGCGAAAAGTTCCTGGAGAAGGCCTACCCCTCCCCAAAACACCAGAGAAACGTGGGGACCTCATTATTGAGTTTGAAGTGAATTTCCCTGACAGACTCCCCCAATCTTCAAGAACCATTCTGGAGCAGATCCTGCCTATATAG
- the GIPC1 gene encoding PDZ domain-containing protein GIPC1: protein MPLGLGRRKKAPPLVENEEAEPGRGGLGVGESGPLGGGGGGGSHVGLPPPPPSLRPRLVFHTQLAHGSPTGRIEGFTNVKELYGKIAEAFHLPPAEVMFCTLNTHKVDMEKLLGGQIGLEDFIFAHVKGQRKEVEVFKSEEALGLTITDNGAGYAFIKRIKEGSVIDRIQVINVGDMIESINGQNLLGCRHYEVAKMLKDLPRGRTFTLKLTEPRKAFDMISQRSTGARPGSGPQLGTGRGTLRLRSRGPATVEELPSAFEEKAIEKVDDLLESYMGIRDTELAATMVELGRDKRNPDELAEALDERLGDFAFPDEFVFDVWGAIGDAKVGRY from the exons ATGCCTCTGGGACTTGGCCGGAGAAAGAAGGCACCGCCCCTGGTGGAAAATGAGGAGGCAGAACCTGGGCGGGGTGGGCTGGGTGTGGGGGAGTCAGGACCactaggtgggggtgggggaggggggtccCATGTGGGcctacctcccccacccccatcgcTTCGGCCCCGACTGGTGTTCCACACCCAGCTGGCCCATGGAAGCCCTACTGGTCGAATTGAAGGCTTCACAAATGTGAAGGAATTGTATGGCAAGATTGCTGAGGCCTTCCACCTTCCCCCTGCTGAG GTAATGTTCTGCACACTCAATACACATAAAGTGGACATGGAGAAGCTCCTTGGAGGCCAGATAGGGCTGGAGGACTTCATCTTCGCCCATGTCAAAGGCCAACGCAAGGAAGTAGAGGTGTTCAAGTCAGAGGAGGCCCTGGGGCTCACCATCACTGACAACGGGGCTGGCTATGCCTTTATCAAG AGGATCAAGGAGGGGAGTGTCATTGACCGAATCCAAGTGATCAACGTGGGCGACATGATAGAATCCATCAATGGGCAGAACCTTCTCGGCTGCCGACACTATGAGGTGGCCAAGATGCTCAAGGACCTACCCCGAGGCCGCACCTTTACCCTCAAGCTTACGGAGCCTCGAAAGGCCTTTG ACATGATCAGTCAGAGGTCAACAGGGGCTCGCCCTGGCTCTGGACCCCAACTTGGCACTGGCAGGGGGACCCTTCGCCTCCGTTCCCGGGGTCCAGCTACAGTGGAAGAACTG CCTTCAGCATTTGAGGAGAAGGCCATTGAGAAGGTGGATGACCTGCTAGAAAGTTATATGGGCATCCGGGACACAGAGCTGG CAGCCACCATGGTAGAGCTGGGCAGGGATAAGCGAAACCCAGACGAATTGGCGGAGGCATTAGACGAACGACTAGGTGACTTTGCCTTCCCTGATGAGTTTGTCTTCGATGTGTGGGGAGCAATCGGCGATGCCAAAGTTGGGCGATACTAA
- the PTGER1 gene encoding prostaglandin E2 receptor EP1 subtype isoform X1 — protein sequence MDSGVGWDLGESMWGRRDGDRESRGEAHDAGMTGWRGMGERLGGGQQKNANPLFGYPPFASFFLLLLRHPLPPDMSPCPLHNLSWQWENSTCPETNSSEPHPASSPAMPIFSMTLGAVSNILALVILARAFIRFRRRRSRAPFLLFATGLVATDFAGHVIPGALVLRLYATGLAPAGPACQFMGACMVFFGLCPLLLGCGMAVERCVGVTRPLLHASLVSAARARLALGILWGIALGIALLPLLHVGRYERQYPGTWCFIGLAQPRGWGETILAMLFSGLGLASLLAALVCNMLSGLSLVRARWRRRQGSSRRMARGGGGGSLSSSASSSFSSYSSPAPRRARAHDVEMVGQLVGIMVVSCICWSPLLVLVVLAMGGWSSVSWERLLFLGVRLASWNQILDPWVYILLRQAVLRQLLRLFPPWHEAKGLPRGAWDASSLRTSQHSSIGRF from the exons ATGGACAGTGGAGTGGGGTGGGACTTGGGGGAGTCCATGTGGGGTAGACGAGATGGAGAcagggagagcagaggagaggcaCACGATGCGGGAATGACAGGGTGGAGAGGGATGGGTGAGAGACTTGGAGGGGGACAGCAAAAGAATGCCAACCCCCTATTTGGCTATCCTCCTTTcgcttccttttttctcctcttgctCAGACATCCACTACCACCTGACATGTCCCCTTGCCCACTGCACAACCTCAGCTGGCAATGGGAGAACTCAACATGCCCAGAGACCAACAGCTCAGAACCCCACCCAGCCTCCTCGCCGGCGATGCCCATCTTCTCCATGACGCTGGGCGCTGTTTCTAATATCCTGGCTTTGGTCATCCTTGCCCGGGCCTTTATCCGATTCCGCCGCCGCCGTTCTCGTGCTCCCTTCCTGCTCTTTGCCACAGGTTTGGTGGCCACAGATTTTGCTGGCCATGTGATCCCAGGGGCCCTAGTCCTACGGCTCTATGCCACAGGCCTGGCTCCTGCCGGCCCTGCCTGCCAATTCATGGGCGCCTGTATGGTATTTTTTGGTCTGTGTCCACTGCTGCTGGGCTGTGGGATGGCAGTTGAGCGTTGTGTGGGAGTGACCCGACCCCTGCTCCATGCCAGCCTGGTCTCGGCTGCCCGAGCCCGCCTGGCACTTGGGATACTTTGGGGCATTGCCTTAGGCattgctctccttcccctcctgcaTGTGGGGCGCTACGAGCGGCAGTATCCAGGAACTTGGTGCTTCATTGGGCTGGCTCAGCCTAGGGGCTGGGGTGAGACTATCCTGGCAATGCTCTTCTCCGGCCTTGGCCTGGCCTCTCTCCTGGCTGCCCTGGTGTGCAACATGCTCAGTGGACTGTCGCTGGTCCGGGCACGCTGGCGCCGCCGCCAGGGGAGCAGCCGCAGGATGGCTCGTGGCGGAGGTGGTGGCTCCTTATCCTCTTCGGcttcatcttccttctcttcctattCCTCTCCTGCCCCACGCCGAGCTCGGGCCCACGACGTGGAGATGGTTGGCCAGCTGGTGGGCATCATGGTGGTATCCTGCATCTGCTGGAGCCCCTTACTG GTGTTGGTGGTGCTTGCCATGGGCGGCTGGAGCTCGGTTTCCTGGGAGCGCCTCCTCTTCCTAGGAGTTCGTTTGGCCTCCTGGAATCAGATCTTGGATCCCTGGGTCTACATACTGCTGCGTCAAGCTGTGTTGCGCCAGCTACTACGCCTGTTCCCGCCCTGGCATGAAGCCAAGGGTCTGCCCAGGGGAGCCTGGGATGCTAGCTCCTTGCGCACCTCCCAGCACAGCAGCATCGGCCGCTTCTAG
- the PTGER1 gene encoding prostaglandin E2 receptor EP1 subtype isoform X2, protein MSPCPLHNLSWQWENSTCPETNSSEPHPASSPAMPIFSMTLGAVSNILALVILARAFIRFRRRRSRAPFLLFATGLVATDFAGHVIPGALVLRLYATGLAPAGPACQFMGACMVFFGLCPLLLGCGMAVERCVGVTRPLLHASLVSAARARLALGILWGIALGIALLPLLHVGRYERQYPGTWCFIGLAQPRGWGETILAMLFSGLGLASLLAALVCNMLSGLSLVRARWRRRQGSSRRMARGGGGGSLSSSASSSFSSYSSPAPRRARAHDVEMVGQLVGIMVVSCICWSPLLVLVVLAMGGWSSVSWERLLFLGVRLASWNQILDPWVYILLRQAVLRQLLRLFPPWHEAKGLPRGAWDASSLRTSQHSSIGRF, encoded by the exons ATGTCCCCTTGCCCACTGCACAACCTCAGCTGGCAATGGGAGAACTCAACATGCCCAGAGACCAACAGCTCAGAACCCCACCCAGCCTCCTCGCCGGCGATGCCCATCTTCTCCATGACGCTGGGCGCTGTTTCTAATATCCTGGCTTTGGTCATCCTTGCCCGGGCCTTTATCCGATTCCGCCGCCGCCGTTCTCGTGCTCCCTTCCTGCTCTTTGCCACAGGTTTGGTGGCCACAGATTTTGCTGGCCATGTGATCCCAGGGGCCCTAGTCCTACGGCTCTATGCCACAGGCCTGGCTCCTGCCGGCCCTGCCTGCCAATTCATGGGCGCCTGTATGGTATTTTTTGGTCTGTGTCCACTGCTGCTGGGCTGTGGGATGGCAGTTGAGCGTTGTGTGGGAGTGACCCGACCCCTGCTCCATGCCAGCCTGGTCTCGGCTGCCCGAGCCCGCCTGGCACTTGGGATACTTTGGGGCATTGCCTTAGGCattgctctccttcccctcctgcaTGTGGGGCGCTACGAGCGGCAGTATCCAGGAACTTGGTGCTTCATTGGGCTGGCTCAGCCTAGGGGCTGGGGTGAGACTATCCTGGCAATGCTCTTCTCCGGCCTTGGCCTGGCCTCTCTCCTGGCTGCCCTGGTGTGCAACATGCTCAGTGGACTGTCGCTGGTCCGGGCACGCTGGCGCCGCCGCCAGGGGAGCAGCCGCAGGATGGCTCGTGGCGGAGGTGGTGGCTCCTTATCCTCTTCGGcttcatcttccttctcttcctattCCTCTCCTGCCCCACGCCGAGCTCGGGCCCACGACGTGGAGATGGTTGGCCAGCTGGTGGGCATCATGGTGGTATCCTGCATCTGCTGGAGCCCCTTACTG GTGTTGGTGGTGCTTGCCATGGGCGGCTGGAGCTCGGTTTCCTGGGAGCGCCTCCTCTTCCTAGGAGTTCGTTTGGCCTCCTGGAATCAGATCTTGGATCCCTGGGTCTACATACTGCTGCGTCAAGCTGTGTTGCGCCAGCTACTACGCCTGTTCCCGCCCTGGCATGAAGCCAAGGGTCTGCCCAGGGGAGCCTGGGATGCTAGCTCCTTGCGCACCTCCCAGCACAGCAGCATCGGCCGCTTCTAG